In Macadamia integrifolia cultivar HAES 741 unplaced genomic scaffold, SCU_Mint_v3 scaffold429, whole genome shotgun sequence, the genomic stretch attttgcttatttttttaaagtctacaaatgaaaagagaaagcaATATGAAATTTTAAAGGCAATTGCCACATGTCAAATGACATTTAGAAGAATCCTGTTAATGACGAAACACCAATTCAACAGGAATTCCAGAACCGTTTCGACAAATTTGGATCAACtgaaaattttaatgaaatattGGAAATATTAGACTTAAATATAACCACAGGAAATAGTACCTATAATTTGACATATGAAGCAAATTGCAACAATCCCGACTTTCCTACAAAGAAATGAGGATTCCAAAAcactcaaagaaaaagaaaatataactcTAGTTATTTGAAAGCAataacattaatttttttacaataaaaaaaaggacatGTGCTATTCCAcaaattttgaaatataaagGAAAGAAACAGTAACGACCAAAACATTAGATTGCCCATCAATACGGCTTTCAATGGGTCAAATACAAAGTGGATAAATATGGATCCATATTTATAGTGAACATCCAATTAAagatgaaaagggaaaaaaaatccaaggctTTGTCAAGATTAAGCCCATGGTGCCATTTTTCGTAACTTAAACATATACACATAATCCCTGTGAATTATATAATCTCtacaaataaaaattctatAAGTTATATAAATTAAACTTATCATATAAGGGAAGGGTATAAGTTATAATATGCTGCACCAGCACAAAATTCCTAAAACAACACTGAATGGACAACAACAATTTAGTCATATCCTATGCAATTCAAGGACTTCTCAATGATGTTTTATTCCCTGAAATAATGTCCCAACACATAGAATATATGAACGGTATAGAAGAGGGGCAAATAACCTTCTTCATCTATGGCTGTGACTTCATCCGTTGCTTCACCACCAAACTTGTCAGAAACATTTATTGATGAAGGGTAGGACTGTGAAGGGTTAGACCATCCTGCACCAGACTTTTCAGGAACGCTTACGGAAGAAGGGTATGACTGTGAAGGATTAGGCCATCCTGCAGAATTCCATTCTGAAGTAGGTGCCACACCCTTGTTTAAAGATGCCTGAGGAGCTACTGATGATGCAGATTGACCTCTTGCAACCCGCAACTATCAAGTATAATAAAAACACCAGGAGGACAGAATAAAGTCAGAAAGATAAACATGCACACAAACAGAAACACATTTAGCAAAAGGAACTGCAATTAGCAGAGTGTAGCATACAATAGAGGCATAAGTCTGCTTCGGAGGCTCTCCAACAGGTTCCGCAACAGGCGCAGGAGCATCTTGGACAGGGGGCATCGCACTTTGAAATGCAGCTGTCATCTCTTCCACAGCAGTTTCATCCACTATGTTTTCATCCACAGCAGCTTCTTCCACAGCAGTTTCAAATGGATCACTTTCTTCCAGATGATTTGATGGCACAAACCAGCAGGCTGGatttccatcctattttaaaccATAAATTCCTGACCCGCcacaattttcttatgaaattgaaattttctactATCAAACTCCAGTTTTAGTTTAACAAGAAAATCTAATCTCATCATTGTTCCTCAACCATTAAACCATCGGTTAAACATTCCAAACTGTTTCAGATAAGATCTTACACCATTTCCAGAAACCATAGAGCATGTTGTAATTCCCTTGATTCCATTGAGGCATTACATCAAACACCTACTAGGCTACTAGTCACCAACACTACAATGAACCATAACTATGTACTctatttttttagtttgaaCAATTGAACGTGCcgttcataataataataaaaaaaataataataataacgaaAGACCCATGTACGGTACAAAGATCAAGATATAAGTTTCTGTGAATTCATCGAATAAAAGAGAACAAGAATGAAAATGCTATGAACCAATATCAGAAATGTGACTCCCATTCTCAAAGGAATAGTAAGAGGTTCGAACGAACCAGCATGGTAATGGGATTCGTTCGATTCTCTGtgtagtgggaaaaaaaaaaattaaagaacacAGATTACAAAAACAAACTTAGGTGTAAGACATGGAAAACTGAAACATCAAAAGATCATTGCTTACCTCAAGTTATGGGAAGAAGATGACCGATGGTAAGGTTTGTTGATCCCAACAGAGCACTCACGCAGACCCACGAACAAACATGGGAATGGGATTCTTTCGATTCTCTgtgaagtgagaaaaaaaaaaaaaaaagaacacacagattacaaaaacaaaaaacgtaTGACATGGAAAATAGGCTGAAAACAAAATCTTTGTTCACCTCAGATGAACATCCAACCCGAAGAAGATGAACGATATCGTGGGTCTAAGTTGTCTCCCCTCCTTTGTCTTTCTCCCATGGAGATGGAGCAGAGCCAGAGCCGGAGCCGGAGCAGCACCAGAAGAAGCGACAGGAACAACAAACGgttccaagagaagaaacttCAGAATCGTAAACTGGAGGAGAGCACTCACGCAACACCaattctctcccctcctctgtctctctctgtgtgtgaaTGAGAAGTCGATGGGTGAGTCACGGATTCTTCTCCCTCGAGTCCTTCTCCCGCCGTGCTTCTCCCTCCATTCTATTTAAGCCCTAAATCTCCTGAAACCAGCAACAAGTCTCCCTCCTCTCGGAAATCCATAGTCCGAAGACTCCGAACAACTGAAATCACCATCGCCATTCTTTCCCCTTTCGGAAATACATGGACCGAACAGAAACTTAAGCCCTCAAGACGCGATCGGATCATCGGACTTTAAAGAATCGAGTGTAGAAGACGATTAGAAACAAAATCGGAATTTTTTTCACCGATTGGAGCATGAATCGAGTGCAATGCGTAGGGATACGAATTCTGGCGTACGGCTTccactgttttgggtatttcGGTAATACGCAAACTGGTTTTGGGTATATATGTTGAGTGAAACCCATCGTGGGTATTTCGGTAAAACCAAACCCAATACTGGGTAATCAGGTAATTTTCCCaagtttttttgggtaaagaagaTGACGTGACTTTTATCCTCCGTGCTTTTTCCATTTAAATACCCAAACTACCACCGCCATACTATCGCCATATTCGAAACGGACATGTTCCAAGGTCAGAACTTTCAGCTAGTTAAGTTTTCAAGTGGGGGTAGTTTTGTCCATTTACTTTTTGGGTGACTCGGTAGTGACCTCCATTGCACCCAAAAGACGTGGTCGAAACGCAGCCTTAGTGACGGTTGAGTAGAATGTTTCAGTTAATTCGTCAATATACccataaaagactcaaaacgCCATGAATTGGCgcctttttaaaaaaaatttaaaaacctAACGAACACGCCACCTATCTGCCAATATTTACAATACcagccctaaaaaaaaataataataaataaataacccataTTGATTAAACCGACCGATGTTGTTTATTAGTTtggtattgattttgattttgatttgtgcAGACAGTGTATGATGAATGATCTCGTATACAATCATCAGATGGGACTAAAGGGATGCACCATAGATGATTATCTCTTATCAAACCGATCCGTGTATGCACAAACCTTTTTCCTCTTGAATTTTATAAACTAATTTGAACCCACATCTtggaatgaaattgaaaaaaattaaagaataattaaattaatgtttattatgatattttatATTAGATTGATAATAAACTAATAAGAGCTCGAATCAGAATGAATTG encodes the following:
- the LOC122068574 gene encoding nuclear transport factor 2-like produces the protein MTAAFQSAMPPVQDAPAPVAEPVGEPPKQTYASILRVARGQSASSVAPQASLNKGVAPTSEWNSAGWPNPSQSYPSSVSVPEKSGAGWSNPSQSYPSSINVSDKFGGEATDEVTAIDEEGEVRSVYVRNLPTTISSFEIEQEFKNFGRIKPEGVAIRHRKEFGVCYAFVEFEDAHGVQNAIQASPIQLAGRQVHIEERRANSSSTSRGGSMFHCTTLTLPY